In a genomic window of Amorphus orientalis:
- a CDS encoding TRAP transporter large permease — MSLEIGFYGIAALLVLLLLRLPVALALIAVSFGGMAAMLGWSPAFGILSSTPYSFVASWTLSAVPMFLLMGFVAYHAGLTTGLFEAAKAVLRKVPGALAISSVFACSGFAAVCGSSLACAAAMGRIAIPEMVRAGYRPSFACGSIAAGGTIGALIPPSILMIVYGVFSETSVTQVFVGGVSLGIMTAIAYSIVILLMCWLRPDIVPRRPVDADNLSARTALLRIWPVLVLIALVFGGLFSGLFTATEAGAVGAAGAIAIAAVTGRLTWKALKASLIETLTTSASLFIIAIGAAMFTRFLGVSGLSNFISSTVSGADIGYLQLMLIVVLIYLVLGMFMEPFGALLVTLPVLLPIFETSDINLIWFGVVVVKLLEIGMITPPVGLNVFVIRSVASQHASVMEIFKGVTPFLLIDVVVVAIAILWPGLILFAPNLMN; from the coding sequence ATGAGCCTCGAGATCGGCTTTTACGGGATCGCGGCGCTGCTCGTGCTGCTGCTTCTGCGCCTGCCCGTGGCGCTGGCGCTGATCGCCGTTTCCTTCGGCGGCATGGCGGCCATGCTGGGCTGGAGCCCGGCCTTCGGCATTCTCTCGTCCACGCCCTACTCGTTCGTTGCGAGCTGGACGCTGTCGGCGGTGCCCATGTTCCTGCTGATGGGCTTCGTCGCCTATCACGCCGGCCTCACCACCGGTCTGTTCGAGGCGGCCAAGGCGGTACTGCGCAAGGTGCCAGGCGCGCTGGCGATCTCGTCGGTGTTCGCCTGTTCCGGCTTCGCGGCGGTCTGCGGCTCCTCGCTCGCCTGTGCGGCGGCCATGGGCCGGATCGCGATCCCGGAGATGGTGCGGGCCGGCTACCGGCCGAGCTTCGCCTGCGGGTCCATCGCCGCCGGCGGCACCATCGGCGCCCTGATCCCGCCGTCGATCCTGATGATCGTCTACGGCGTGTTTTCAGAGACCTCGGTGACCCAGGTCTTCGTCGGTGGCGTTTCCCTCGGCATCATGACGGCGATCGCCTACTCGATCGTGATCCTGCTGATGTGCTGGCTGAGGCCGGACATCGTGCCCCGCCGGCCGGTCGACGCGGATAATCTGAGCGCCCGCACGGCGCTGTTGCGGATCTGGCCGGTGCTGGTGCTGATCGCGCTGGTGTTCGGCGGCCTCTTTTCCGGCCTGTTCACCGCCACGGAAGCCGGCGCGGTCGGCGCCGCCGGCGCCATCGCGATCGCGGCGGTCACCGGCCGGCTCACCTGGAAGGCTCTGAAGGCCTCGCTGATCGAAACGCTGACCACCTCCGCCTCGCTGTTCATCATCGCCATCGGCGCGGCCATGTTCACCCGCTTCCTCGGCGTCAGCGGCCTGTCGAACTTCATCTCGTCGACGGTCAGCGGGGCCGATATCGGCTATCTGCAGCTGATGCTCATCGTCGTGCTGATCTATCTCGTGCTCGGCATGTTCATGGAGCCGTTCGGTGCGCTTCTGGTCACGCTGCCGGTGCTGCTGCCCATCTTCGAGACGTCGGACATCAACCTGATCTGGTTCGGCGTGGTGGTGGTCAAGCTTTTGGAGATCGGCATGATCACGCCGCCGGTGGGGCTGAACGTCTTCGTGATCAGATCCGTCGCCTCCCAGCACGCCAGCGTCATGGAGATCTTCAAGGGCGTGACCCCGTTCCTGCTCATCGACGTGGTGGTGGTCGCCATCGCGATCCTGTGGCCCGGGCTGATCCTGTTCGCGCCCAACCTCATGAACTGA
- a CDS encoding TRAP transporter small permease — translation MGALARLTNRAMNLTAVLAALGALVMMVHICAEIFLRTAFSAPIPATVEIVSRYYMVLLAFLPIAWLERRRGMVSVEAIDFLLPAGVKRYWDVAISLLSAVIYAGLAYTTWLVALKNYATGTFVMALEWVVPVWPTYFLPPIGFGLAVLVTVFRAISLLSGQDDAVEEALGV, via the coding sequence ATGGGGGCGCTTGCCCGCCTGACCAACCGCGCCATGAATCTGACCGCCGTGCTCGCCGCCCTCGGTGCGCTGGTGATGATGGTGCACATCTGCGCGGAGATCTTTCTGAGGACGGCCTTTTCCGCCCCGATCCCCGCGACCGTGGAGATCGTTTCGCGCTACTACATGGTGCTGCTGGCCTTCCTGCCGATCGCCTGGCTGGAGCGGCGCCGGGGAATGGTGAGCGTGGAGGCCATCGACTTCCTGCTGCCGGCCGGGGTGAAACGCTACTGGGACGTGGCGATCAGCCTCCTGTCGGCCGTGATCTATGCCGGGCTCGCCTACACCACCTGGCTGGTCGCCCTGAAGAACTACGCCACCGGCACCTTCGTCATGGCGCTGGAATGGGTGGTGCCGGTCTGGCCGACCTACTTCCTGCCGCCGATCGGATTCGGGCTTGCGGTTCTGGTGACGGTGTTCCGGGCGATCTCGCTGCTCAGCGGCCAGGACGACGCGGTCGAGGAGGCGCTCGGCGTATGA
- a CDS encoding C4-dicarboxylate TRAP transporter substrate-binding protein, whose amino-acid sequence MNKFVVAVTAAVGLATAVTAADARELRVAPGAPPAHPSNSHLYQKLVEYLPEESDGALTARLLGPEVASLGQMKDAIQSQLVEVGNLLPLYFPADLPNMALAGELALSGRSPQAMAAAMTEYMVTCDTCQTELKDFGMVYLGSGSSDVYTLLTKEPIETADDLQGVRLRSGGAPFSRWAENFGAVPVNVSVLDTFESLSQGTIDGTMASVADLLSFRLIDLVDNVAVMEIGTYHATSDFTVGEAAWQSLSVDERAALARAANRANVDFTYRWGYEMPKEAIQAAKDAGIEFVEPSQELIEASNAFAEKDVQNAIERSRDQFGLSDAEERVNRFLELVDKWTAIVEETGTDPAKLAEKTQSEIWDKVDYASYGL is encoded by the coding sequence ATGAACAAGTTTGTTGTTGCCGTAACCGCGGCGGTCGGGCTCGCAACGGCCGTGACCGCAGCCGATGCGCGCGAGCTTCGGGTCGCCCCGGGCGCCCCGCCGGCGCATCCGTCCAACAGCCATCTCTATCAGAAGCTCGTGGAGTATCTGCCGGAGGAATCCGACGGGGCGCTGACCGCCCGTCTGCTCGGTCCGGAAGTGGCCAGCCTCGGCCAGATGAAGGACGCCATCCAGAGCCAGCTCGTCGAGGTGGGCAATCTGCTTCCGCTCTACTTCCCGGCCGATCTGCCCAACATGGCGCTGGCCGGCGAGCTCGCCCTGTCGGGCCGCTCGCCACAGGCGATGGCCGCGGCGATGACCGAGTACATGGTCACCTGCGACACCTGCCAGACCGAGCTGAAGGACTTCGGCATGGTCTATCTCGGCTCCGGCTCGTCGGACGTCTACACGCTCCTGACCAAGGAGCCGATCGAAACGGCGGACGACCTGCAGGGCGTGCGGCTGCGCAGCGGCGGCGCCCCGTTCTCGCGCTGGGCTGAAAACTTCGGCGCCGTTCCGGTCAACGTCTCGGTGCTGGACACGTTCGAGTCCCTGTCCCAGGGCACCATCGACGGCACGATGGCGTCCGTCGCCGACCTTCTCTCCTTCCGCCTGATCGACCTGGTCGACAACGTGGCGGTGATGGAGATCGGCACCTACCACGCGACCTCCGACTTCACCGTCGGCGAGGCGGCCTGGCAGAGCCTCAGCGTGGACGAGCGCGCAGCACTCGCCCGGGCGGCGAACCGGGCCAACGTCGACTTCACCTATCGCTGGGGCTACGAGATGCCGAAAGAGGCGATCCAGGCCGCCAAGGACGCCGGCATCGAGTTCGTCGAGCCGTCCCAGGAGCTCATCGAGGCCTCCAACGCCTTCGCCGAAAAGGACGTCCAGAACGCGATCGAGCGCTCGCGGGATCAGTTCGGCCTGTCCGACGCCGAGGAGCGGGTGAACCGGTTCCTGGAGCTCGTCGACAAGTGGACGGCGATCGTCGAGGAGACCGGCACGGACCCGGCGAAGCTTGCGGAAAAGACCCAGAGCGAGATCTGGGACAAGGTCGACTACGCGTCCTACGGCCTGTGA
- a CDS encoding amidohydrolase family protein gives MNVDSLTAIDIHTHAEEPCCGTRDDGYHEFQAGMAKYFKNPAGADGMLPTVRDTAAYFRERNIGCVIFPVDSERETGFRRYSNEEVATIAAENSDIMIPFASIDPAKGKAGAREARRLVREFGVRGFKFHPTMQGFYPNDRSAYVLYEAIQDEGAITLFHTGQTGVGAGMPGGMGMRLKYSNPLYLDDVAADFPDLKIILAHPSFPWQEEALSVATHKPNVYIDMSGWSPKYFPPILVKYANTLLKHKMLFGSDWPAITPDRWLSDFEKIEIRDEVRPLILKENARKLLSL, from the coding sequence ATGAACGTCGACAGCCTGACAGCCATCGATATCCACACCCATGCCGAGGAGCCGTGTTGCGGAACCCGTGACGACGGCTACCACGAGTTCCAGGCCGGCATGGCGAAGTACTTCAAGAACCCGGCCGGCGCGGACGGCATGCTGCCGACGGTGCGCGACACCGCCGCCTATTTCCGCGAACGCAACATCGGCTGCGTGATCTTTCCGGTGGATTCGGAGCGGGAGACCGGCTTCCGGCGCTATTCCAACGAGGAAGTCGCCACGATCGCGGCGGAAAATTCCGACATCATGATCCCGTTTGCCTCGATCGACCCGGCCAAGGGCAAGGCGGGTGCGCGCGAGGCGCGGCGTCTGGTCCGCGAATTCGGCGTGCGCGGGTTCAAGTTCCATCCGACCATGCAGGGCTTCTATCCCAACGACCGGTCGGCCTACGTCCTCTACGAGGCGATCCAGGACGAAGGGGCGATCACCCTGTTCCACACCGGACAGACCGGCGTCGGCGCCGGCATGCCGGGCGGTATGGGCATGCGCCTCAAATATTCCAACCCGCTCTATCTGGACGACGTGGCGGCGGATTTTCCGGACCTGAAGATCATCCTGGCCCACCCGTCCTTCCCATGGCAGGAGGAGGCGCTGTCGGTCGCGACCCACAAGCCGAACGTCTACATCGACATGTCCGGCTGGTCGCCGAAATACTTTCCGCCGATCCTGGTCAAGTACGCCAACACGCTTCTGAAGCACAAGATGCTGTTCGGGTCAGACTGGCCGGCCATCACGCCCGATCGGTGGCTGTCGGACTTCGAAAAGATCGAGATCCGCGACGAGGTCCGGCCGCTGATCCTGAAAGAAAACGCCCGCAAGCTGTTGTCCTTGTAG
- a CDS encoding MarR family winged helix-turn-helix transcriptional regulator: MDATLVRETAGDHVDLGELRDSLGFLMRLAQLQVFENYFAALGPYDMRPGEFSVLVVISRNPGIRQGVLANRLMIKRAHITKMVRGLEDQGLVARRIPDEDRRVVELTLTKKGNAFVAERIDVLTTFDRAVPEGMTRKERDQLVHLLHKFLGLTEASA; encoded by the coding sequence ATGGACGCCACGCTGGTGCGCGAGACGGCGGGTGATCACGTCGATCTCGGCGAGCTGCGCGATTCGTTGGGATTTCTGATGCGGCTCGCCCAGCTGCAGGTCTTCGAGAACTACTTCGCCGCCCTCGGCCCCTACGACATGCGTCCGGGCGAATTTTCCGTGCTGGTGGTGATCAGCCGCAACCCCGGCATCCGGCAGGGGGTGCTGGCGAACCGGCTGATGATCAAGCGCGCCCACATCACCAAGATGGTGCGCGGCCTGGAGGATCAGGGGCTCGTCGCCCGCCGGATCCCCGACGAGGACCGGCGCGTGGTCGAGCTGACGCTGACGAAGAAGGGCAACGCGTTCGTTGCCGAGCGGATTGATGTACTCACGACCTTCGACCGCGCGGTGCCGGAGGGCATGACCCGTAAGGAGCGGGACCAGCTGGTTCATCTGCTCCACAAGTTCCTCGGACTGACGGAGGCCTCGGCATGA